The Falco peregrinus isolate bFalPer1 chromosome 1, bFalPer1.pri, whole genome shotgun sequence genome has a window encoding:
- the CALM1 gene encoding calmodulin-1, whose protein sequence is MADQLTEEQIAEFKEAFSLFDKDGDGTITTKELGTVMRSLGQNPTEAELQDMINEVDADGNGTIDFPEFLTMMARKMKDTDSEEEIREAFRVFDKDGNGYISAAELRHVMTNLGEKLTDEEVDEMIREADIDGDGQVNYEEFVQMMTAK, encoded by the exons ATG GCTGATCAGCTGACTGAAGAACAGATTGCTG AATTCAAGGAAGCCTTTTCCCTATTTGACAAAGATGGTGATGGTACTATCACAACAAAAGAACTGGGAACTGTCATGAGGTCGTTGGGTCAAAATCCAACAGAAGCAGAATTGCAGGATATGATCAACGAGGTAGATGCTGATG GCAATGGCACTATTGACTTCCCTGAGTTTTTAACCATGATGGCCAGAAAAATGAAGGACACAGACAGCGAGGAGGAAATCCGTGAGGCATTCCGAGTCTTTGACAAG GATGGCAATGGCTATATCAGTGCAGCAGAACTACGTCACGTTATGACAAACTTAGGAGAAAAGCTAACAGATGAAGAAGTAGACGAAATGATCAGAGAAGCAGACATTGATGGGGATGGGCAAGTCAACTATGAAG AATTCGTACAGATGATGACTGCAAAGTGA